A portion of the Sphingobacterium spiritivorum genome contains these proteins:
- a CDS encoding WG repeat-containing protein translates to MRPTQTLLMLITVFMHVYVSAQTDPALVPVNDRKQGYIGYYLEDGTEVVPPQFCTATYLIDDKYYIVSRAEHDHYPDGRRKEEHIPGTEKYGLLNSKGKVIIPLEANYSFVTVSNDVIIVGKNNKYGVINERNQITVPLAYSWLDPIDANLIVAEKDNKSGIIDTHNNVKVSFEFDKIYAFEKGYNGSLLAMAEIGNKTAVIDPQGTYILQPADISISYLTPVSFVIKEGNNYGLMDYHKKVLIPSTYTEVYKTEKELQFKKGDHYYYFSFDGKLIRKEKIEESYKYLN, encoded by the coding sequence ATGAGACCTACACAAACCCTACTTATGCTGATAACAGTATTCATGCACGTGTATGTAAGTGCACAGACGGATCCTGCATTAGTGCCCGTGAATGACAGAAAGCAGGGATATATCGGTTATTATCTGGAAGACGGAACAGAAGTCGTTCCTCCGCAATTTTGTACGGCAACCTATCTTATCGACGACAAATATTATATCGTTTCGAGAGCCGAACATGATCATTACCCGGACGGACGAAGAAAGGAAGAGCATATTCCTGGCACCGAAAAATACGGATTACTGAATAGTAAGGGAAAGGTAATCATTCCATTAGAGGCTAATTACAGCTTTGTAACGGTTAGTAATGACGTAATTATTGTCGGAAAGAATAACAAATATGGCGTCATCAACGAAAGGAATCAAATAACAGTGCCTTTAGCATATAGTTGGTTAGATCCAATTGATGCGAATCTGATTGTTGCCGAGAAGGATAACAAATCCGGTATAATTGATACCCATAATAATGTGAAGGTGAGTTTTGAATTTGATAAGATTTATGCTTTCGAAAAAGGATATAACGGAAGTCTGTTAGCTATGGCTGAAATAGGAAATAAAACCGCTGTAATAGATCCGCAAGGTACGTATATACTTCAGCCTGCAGATATTTCTATTTCCTACCTTACTCCGGTTTCTTTTGTTATAAAAGAAGGAAATAATTACGGGCTAATGGATTATCATAAAAAGGTACTCATCCCATCTACATATACCGAAGTCTATAAGACAGAGAAGGAGTTGCAGTTTAAAAAAGGTGATCACTACTATTACTTTAGTTTTGATGGGAAATTGATTCGTAAAGAAAAGATTGAAGAATCGTATAAATACTTAAACTAA
- a CDS encoding YqjF family protein yields MNAIKQLLTDIGHRPWDMPASKWQYYQEWNDALFLHFEIDYDHLRKLVPAALHIDSFDGKYYISLVAFKMQNIRPRNLPPVGFISDFYEINVRTYIDNDQKKGVYFIHIEAEKALSAFVARTLSGLPYQKSVIARQTDLYTNTNIKKNFNLHSDFQILDKVAEKSALDMWLTERYCLYLEKKSGLWRYNIHHKEWEIHHVHLTNLEVNYNFGDIKLSPIKMTKAHYSPGVKVVSWKAEKL; encoded by the coding sequence ATGAATGCCATTAAACAATTACTAACAGATATCGGACACAGACCCTGGGACATGCCTGCTTCAAAATGGCAGTATTATCAGGAATGGAACGATGCGCTGTTTCTGCATTTTGAGATTGACTATGACCACCTTCGTAAGCTGGTTCCGGCTGCTTTGCATATCGATAGTTTTGATGGAAAATATTATATCTCTTTGGTAGCATTTAAGATGCAAAATATACGTCCCCGAAATCTGCCTCCTGTAGGATTTATATCTGATTTTTATGAAATAAATGTCAGAACCTATATTGATAATGACCAGAAAAAAGGTGTGTATTTTATCCACATAGAAGCAGAAAAAGCACTTTCCGCATTTGTAGCCCGAACGCTGTCCGGGCTTCCATACCAAAAATCTGTAATAGCACGCCAAACGGATCTGTATACGAATACGAATATAAAAAAGAATTTTAACCTGCATTCGGACTTTCAAATTCTCGATAAGGTAGCTGAAAAATCCGCACTGGATATGTGGCTGACAGAACGATACTGTCTTTATCTCGAAAAAAAATCCGGGTTATGGAGATATAACATCCATCATAAAGAATGGGAAATACACCATGTACATTTGACTAATCTGGAGGTTAACTATAATTTCGGAGATATTAAACTTTCTCCAATAAAAATGACAAAAGCGCATTATTCTCCAGGAGTAAAAGTGGTCTCCTGGAAGGCTGAAAAACTTTAG
- a CDS encoding phytanoyl-CoA dioxygenase family protein, which yields MEKILFYKQVLEEKGYVIINAVYSIEEIDQMIISIENTERNKDTFRQSTDLFAIRQVLKEIPSLYNIVFTPNLRKVISNLFGKNYFSVKSIYFDKPETSNWYVAYHQDLTISVDKKLDIPGFTSWTAKQRQFAVQPPLPVLENIFTVRIHLDQTNENNGALKVIEKSHLKNIYRPETIDWQIEKEYTCDVESGGIMIMKPLLLHSSGRTTNNRKRRVIHIEFADLELPDGLQWSERIDLNTAKIVKTEYS from the coding sequence ATGGAAAAGATACTTTTCTATAAACAAGTTTTGGAGGAAAAGGGATATGTCATTATCAATGCCGTATATTCAATAGAAGAAATAGATCAAATGATCATAAGTATTGAAAATACCGAAAGGAATAAAGATACATTCCGTCAATCTACCGATCTATTTGCTATCAGACAGGTTCTTAAGGAAATTCCGTCTCTTTATAATATTGTTTTCACCCCGAATCTCCGGAAAGTAATTAGTAACCTGTTTGGAAAAAACTATTTTTCAGTCAAAAGCATATATTTTGACAAACCTGAAACATCTAACTGGTATGTCGCTTATCATCAGGATCTGACCATTTCAGTGGATAAAAAACTGGACATACCGGGTTTTACGTCATGGACTGCAAAACAAAGACAATTTGCTGTGCAGCCTCCTTTGCCTGTTTTGGAAAATATCTTTACTGTCAGAATCCATCTGGATCAAACAAATGAAAACAACGGTGCACTGAAAGTAATTGAAAAGTCTCACCTCAAAAACATATACAGACCGGAAACAATCGATTGGCAAATCGAAAAAGAGTATACCTGCGATGTTGAATCTGGTGGAATTATGATTATGAAACCGTTGCTTCTTCATAGCTCAGGCCGGACAACAAATAATCGAAAACGAAGGGTTATTCATATAGAGTTTGCAGACCTTGAACTGCCGGATGGATTGCAATGGTCTGAAAGAATAGATCTGAATACGGCAAAAATAGTCAAAACCGAATACAGCTAA
- a CDS encoding ORF6N domain-containing protein yields the protein MNRKDQIQNVLSDEVLIDKIYLIRGQRIILDRDLAQLYNVETRVLKQAVRRNIDRFPEDFMFEMSDRELQDWRSQNVISNSDKKGLRYSPFCFTEQGVAMLSSVLNSKPAIHINIQIMRIFTRLRQLLPITLKLN from the coding sequence ATGAATAGAAAAGACCAGATACAAAATGTACTTTCTGACGAAGTTCTTATTGATAAGATATATCTCATCAGAGGACAGAGAATTATACTGGATAGAGATTTAGCTCAACTTTATAATGTAGAAACCAGGGTACTCAAACAGGCTGTCCGTAGAAATATAGACCGGTTTCCTGAAGATTTTATGTTTGAAATGTCTGATAGAGAGTTACAAGATTGGAGATCACAAAATGTGATCTCCAACTCTGATAAAAAGGGATTAAGATATTCTCCGTTTTGTTTTACAGAACAAGGGGTGGCGATGTTATCATCTGTACTAAACAGTAAACCTGCTATTCATATTAATATACAGATAATGCGTATTTTCACGCGTTTACGTCAGTTATTACCGATAACACTCAAGCTCAATTAG
- a CDS encoding helix-turn-helix transcriptional regulator, whose product MKEIKTNRIKDVLEEKGAVNNDLVRHLNVKKETVSRWVNNKQQPTVNTLNDIAEYLRVDIRDLLYPSDWKDSSIPPFEKDKSKKK is encoded by the coding sequence ATGAAAGAAATTAAAACAAATCGAATAAAAGACGTTCTTGAAGAGAAAGGCGCAGTAAATAACGATCTGGTCAGACATCTCAATGTAAAGAAGGAAACGGTTTCGAGATGGGTTAACAATAAGCAACAGCCGACTGTAAATACCCTAAATGATATCGCGGAATACCTGCGTGTAGATATCCGTGACTTGCTGTATCCAAGCGACTGGAAAGATAGTAGTATACCTCCGTTCGAAAAAGACAAGAGCAAAAAGAAATAA
- a CDS encoding SEL1-like repeat protein, translated as MAHRIYTYNIDLKTRQNYPHYLGEWNYVIPELLFPLFSANPRSKGTRLYFDRESGIIALRQFYHLLAETYQLHHEKAYTEPVNTMFSFLENLPYDTFVMDATDVFNMSEEKHSNQSKDWVVEIREKTELYYKAIAEKDLSFLNDILVQSGHATFLDMLQYDWINYGLGYWNEEAYKESGAEVFEQNEYYGLKDNKGNILVNPVYDDIYNFTNEGVAVVMKDDLYGYLKDNGELIIPCQYEDAFDAFLIEEELFAIVINQGKSGLINLKTGNSSIPVQYTQLEELYRGLFNANTNGFYTLLNFKNEQIIPGQSDFPYEFQYPDLVLKKEKGSALRHYYTLPGIYMGAYPEDVLRNISDGYYWVEPNKFHKKISVLNPEGAVFKDEIDRIIVLDNYNSIAYLKNKAWYIYDIRHQVIRLGGEGVERIGIDSLNNYMPDVFIVTNQGANGLYDALQDRWLIPLSVENTKIEHCHMEFLRITQGTHMRYYDYKTGIMSQLYDYVCEAIDYQTQFLCLFAGDTMWTLDYDRQIKEVGNDQMGELHENNHALRGNDQRYFLDYYRSWTQLIGEGYESYFDQETLYLKASRFARSADMENAIRLYTLGAEQGSARMMFELGSIYTMDEQFENIPLGVTYYEQAAMEDFPAAWNDIGYLYQNGIGYPKDMERAMVAYQKAAELGNGLALANLGDLYFYGHVELDYDRALDYYRKAEKKRHPRVENMAEIYYQKKDYTNLLRYLRKDYGDTFSAIYYGILYDYGYGVKQNAKKSVENYEKAMSQGQYFYGLERLLYYYKNDPAYADPEKFKHWIAYAKEYDMEVSEEYK; from the coding sequence ATGGCACACCGCATCTATACGTACAATATTGATCTGAAAACCAGACAGAATTACCCTCATTATCTCGGCGAGTGGAATTATGTCATTCCTGAATTACTGTTTCCGTTATTTTCTGCAAATCCGCGAAGTAAAGGGACCCGACTTTATTTTGATCGGGAGTCCGGGATTATTGCGCTGCGTCAATTCTACCATCTTCTGGCTGAAACGTATCAACTTCACCATGAAAAGGCATATACTGAACCGGTAAATACAATGTTCAGTTTTTTAGAAAATCTGCCCTACGATACTTTTGTGATGGATGCAACGGATGTATTCAATATGAGCGAAGAAAAGCATAGTAATCAGTCAAAAGATTGGGTAGTGGAGATCCGTGAAAAAACCGAACTTTATTATAAGGCTATTGCTGAAAAGGACCTGAGTTTCTTGAATGATATACTGGTTCAGTCGGGTCATGCTACATTTCTGGATATGCTGCAGTATGACTGGATCAATTATGGATTAGGATACTGGAATGAAGAGGCTTATAAGGAAAGCGGAGCTGAAGTTTTTGAACAAAATGAATATTATGGACTCAAAGACAATAAAGGGAATATTCTGGTAAATCCAGTTTACGATGATATTTACAACTTTACAAACGAAGGTGTAGCTGTCGTGATGAAAGATGATTTGTACGGATATCTCAAAGATAACGGGGAACTCATTATTCCCTGTCAGTATGAGGATGCTTTCGATGCCTTTCTGATAGAAGAAGAACTCTTCGCTATAGTGATAAATCAAGGGAAGTCAGGACTTATCAATTTAAAGACCGGGAACTCCAGTATTCCTGTACAATATACGCAGTTGGAAGAATTATACCGTGGACTCTTTAATGCAAATACGAATGGATTCTATACACTCTTAAATTTTAAAAATGAACAGATTATCCCAGGGCAAAGCGATTTTCCTTACGAATTTCAATATCCTGATCTGGTTTTAAAAAAGGAAAAGGGTTCTGCGCTTAGACATTATTATACCTTACCCGGTATTTACATGGGAGCCTATCCGGAAGATGTATTGCGCAATATTTCAGATGGTTATTATTGGGTAGAACCCAATAAATTTCATAAAAAAATCAGCGTGTTGAATCCGGAAGGTGCCGTTTTCAAAGATGAAATTGACCGGATTATTGTATTGGATAATTACAACAGTATAGCTTATCTCAAAAATAAAGCCTGGTATATCTACGATATCCGGCATCAGGTGATACGTCTGGGAGGCGAGGGAGTCGAAAGGATAGGGATTGACTCCTTAAACAATTATATGCCGGATGTATTTATCGTGACAAATCAGGGTGCTAATGGTCTTTATGATGCCTTACAAGACAGATGGCTGATACCCCTGTCTGTTGAAAATACGAAGATCGAACATTGCCATATGGAATTCCTGCGGATTACGCAGGGGACACACATGCGATATTATGATTATAAAACTGGGATAATGAGCCAGTTGTACGATTATGTGTGTGAAGCGATAGATTATCAAACTCAATTTTTATGTCTTTTTGCAGGAGATACTATGTGGACGCTGGATTACGATCGTCAGATCAAAGAAGTCGGCAACGATCAGATGGGAGAGTTACATGAGAATAATCATGCGTTGAGAGGAAATGATCAGCGTTATTTTCTGGATTACTACCGGAGCTGGACACAACTTATAGGTGAAGGTTACGAATCTTACTTTGATCAGGAAACTCTTTATCTGAAAGCAAGTCGCTTTGCCCGATCTGCTGATATGGAAAATGCGATCAGACTATATACATTGGGTGCTGAACAGGGGAGTGCCCGTATGATGTTTGAACTGGGAAGTATCTATACAATGGATGAACAATTCGAAAACATTCCATTAGGTGTCACATATTATGAGCAGGCTGCTATGGAAGATTTTCCGGCAGCATGGAATGATATCGGCTATCTGTATCAGAATGGAATAGGCTACCCCAAAGATATGGAGAGAGCTATGGTGGCTTACCAAAAGGCAGCTGAGCTTGGGAACGGATTAGCTCTGGCCAATCTGGGAGATCTCTATTTTTATGGTCATGTAGAGCTGGATTATGATCGGGCACTGGACTATTACAGAAAAGCAGAAAAGAAGCGGCATCCTAGAGTAGAGAATATGGCAGAGATCTACTATCAAAAGAAAGACTATACAAACCTGTTGCGTTACCTTAGAAAAGATTATGGAGATACCTTTTCTGCTATCTACTATGGCATTCTATATGATTATGGGTACGGAGTGAAGCAAAATGCGAAAAAATCTGTTGAAAATTATGAGAAGGCAATGTCTCAGGGGCAGTATTTCTACGGCTTGGAAAGATTATTATACTATTACAAAAATGATCCGGCCTATGCTGATCCTGAAAAATTTAAACATTGGATAGCATATGCAAAAGAATACGATATGGAAGTAAGTGAAGAATATAAATAA
- a CDS encoding TPM domain-containing protein — protein MKTDHDCLKQMLNYMRNIFIILVYCSLASNSFGQTNPIQQEFVIKRQRIFDNEKIFTAGEIRQLDSNIAQYWKKEVADIVIVTIDDRHTTKENFDNYVRQQLTGYASGNLDKNNGIVIAISKKLRRIRIENGYGIEKVLSNAATKKIIDEQFIPKFKEEKYFEGTLNGLKTIISNVEKVMNEEDFIHVSSIFTPSIFKKIRAFVLANGEPQTFRNLDSNNPSYSFTSLDVFLGPSRKNSFVLKDFREEDYYEMTIRDNDSSYYQFIYFEETAPEQTFMHRKMLPGKIYWWHAGDKLLSSDVWPLLAQIENEIAQKSVVNEAKPFDKYDWILKQEFHPMEHRYADIENNDTLSFDGNCFSVNGKQAGTFHMNPTDRILSLQLKDGKQPSFAIFKLDQSYNYRYLFNKEGRKLYLVPLDEREEKDLICVEGRTLLLKIVEP, from the coding sequence ATGAAAACAGACCACGACTGTCTTAAACAAATGCTAAACTACATGCGTAATATTTTCATCATATTGGTGTACTGCTCTTTAGCATCTAATTCCTTTGGACAGACTAATCCTATCCAACAGGAATTTGTAATAAAGAGGCAACGCATTTTTGACAATGAAAAGATTTTCACTGCAGGTGAGATTCGGCAATTGGACAGTAATATAGCTCAATATTGGAAAAAGGAAGTTGCCGATATAGTTATTGTAACCATTGATGATCGACATACCACTAAAGAAAATTTTGACAATTATGTGCGTCAGCAATTGACAGGTTACGCATCGGGAAATTTGGACAAAAATAATGGTATTGTGATTGCGATCTCCAAAAAACTACGCCGGATTCGTATCGAAAACGGATATGGCATAGAAAAGGTTTTGAGTAACGCAGCTACCAAAAAAATCATTGATGAACAGTTTATCCCAAAATTCAAGGAAGAAAAATATTTTGAAGGCACGCTAAACGGGCTGAAAACGATTATCAGCAATGTAGAAAAAGTAATGAATGAAGAGGATTTTATCCATGTGTCATCTATCTTCACGCCTTCGATTTTTAAAAAGATAAGAGCTTTTGTGCTGGCAAATGGTGAGCCCCAAACATTCCGCAATCTGGACAGCAATAATCCTTCCTACAGCTTCACTTCGCTGGATGTGTTCCTCGGACCGTCGAGAAAAAATTCCTTTGTGCTGAAAGATTTTCGGGAAGAAGATTATTATGAAATGACCATCCGGGATAATGATAGCAGTTATTATCAGTTTATTTATTTTGAAGAGACTGCGCCTGAACAAACATTTATGCATAGGAAAATGCTACCCGGAAAAATCTACTGGTGGCATGCCGGCGATAAACTTCTTTCATCGGATGTATGGCCTTTACTCGCACAGATAGAGAACGAGATAGCTCAAAAATCAGTTGTGAATGAAGCAAAACCTTTTGACAAATATGACTGGATATTGAAACAGGAATTTCATCCCATGGAACATCGTTATGCAGATATTGAAAACAACGATACCTTGTCATTTGATGGGAATTGTTTTTCTGTCAATGGAAAGCAGGCAGGTACATTTCATATGAATCCAACCGATCGCATATTGTCATTGCAGTTAAAGGATGGGAAACAGCCTTCATTTGCTATTTTCAAGTTGGATCAGAGTTACAATTACCGCTATCTCTTCAATAAAGAAGGCCGAAAGCTTTACCTAGTTCCATTGGACGAGAGAGAGGAAAAAGACCTTATCTGTGTAGAGGGACGTACGTTACTGCTTAAAATAGTAGAACCATAA